The Triticum aestivum cultivar Chinese Spring chromosome 7B, IWGSC CS RefSeq v2.1, whole genome shotgun sequence genome window below encodes:
- the LOC123160057 gene encoding glutamine--tRNA ligase: protein MGAGGKGYKAPALQLEKLLALGLDQRTAENALVNSKVTANLAAVIAEAGIGGCDKSVGNLLYAVATKYPNNALVHRPALIDYIVSMKIKNPVQLDAALSFLTNAGPDPLDTGKFEEACGVGVVVSIEEIHSTVTKVLHGNMEAILEQRYHINVGNLCGQVRKRHPWGDAKATKEEIEKRLAEILGPKTEADNVKPVKTKKGKPAKAEEKVVAVVTAAPPSEDLNPYSHFPEPAENNKVHTEIFFSDGNIWRAHNTKEILEKHLRATGGKVTTRFPPEPNGYLHIGHAKAMFIDFGLAKERNGNCYLRFDDTNPEAEKKEYIDHIQEIVHWLGWEPFKVTYTSDYFQALYEHAVELIRKGLAYVDHQTAEQIRKDRETNTDSPWRDRPIEESLQLFEDMRRGLIAEGAATLRMKQDMQNDTRNMYDLIAYRIKFTPHPHAGDKWCIYPSYDYAHCMVDSLENITHSLCTLEFDVRRPSYYWVLVALGLYQPYVWEYSRLNISHNIMSKRKLNRLVTEKWVDGWDDPRLLTLAGLRRRGVSAAAINSFIRGMGITRSDNSLIPFERLEYHIREELNKTASRAMVVLHPLKVVITNLEDGKVIDLDGKKWPDAPADEASSYYKVPFSRTVYIEKTDFRLEDSKDYYGLAPGKSALLRYAFPIKCTEVIYGDNPEDIVEIRAEYDPSKTLKPKGVLHWVAEPAPGVEPLKVEVRLFEKLFLSENPAGLDDKELEEKWLGDLNPQSKEVVKGAYAVPSLAAAVVGDKFQFERLGYFAVDTDSTPEELVFNRTVTLRDSYGKVGGPR from the exons ATGGGCGCCGGTGGCAAGGGATATAAGGCCCCGGCCCTGCAGCTAGAGAAGCTGCTGgcgctcggcctcgaccagcgcacGGCGGAGAACGCGCTTGTCAACAGCAAGGTCACCGCCAACCTAGCTGCCGTCATAGCCGAG GCTGGTATAGGTGGATGTGACAAGTCGGTGGGAAATCTTCTGTATGCC GTTGCCACTAAATACCCAAACAATGCACTTGTCCATCGTCCTGCTCTCATTGACTATATTGTGTCCATGAAG ATAAAGAACCCTGTACAGCTAGACGCTGCTCTGTCATTTCTTACTAATGCTGGCCCTGATCCTTTGGATACTGGGAAGTTTGAAGAAGCCTGTGGTGTAG GCGTGGTTGTTTCAATTGAAGAGATTCATTCAACTGTCACCAAGGTTCTACATGGAAATATGGAAGCTATATTGGAGCAGCGTTATCATATAAATG TTGGTAACCTATGCGGACAGGTTAGGAAGAGACACCCCTGGGGTGATGCTAAGGCGACAAAG GAGGAGATCGAGAAAAGGCTTGCAGAGATACTAGGTCCAAAGACGGAAGCTGACAATGTAAAACCAGTAAAAACGAAGAAAGGAAAACCAGCAAAAGCTGAG GAGAAAGTGGTTGCAGTAGTTACTGCTGCCCCACCATCTGAGGACCTGAATCCATACTCGCATTTTCCTGAGCCGGCAGAAAATAACAAG GTTCATACAGAAATATTCTTCAGCGATGGGAACATATGGAGGGCGCATAACACAAAGGAGATTTTAGAGAAACATCTTAGGGCAACCGGCGGAAAAGTGACGACCCGTTTCCCTCCAGAACCTAATGGATATCTTCATATCGGTCATGCCAAG GCTATGTTTATTGATTTTGGACTGGCTAAAGAGCGGAATGGCAATTGTTATCTTAG GTTTGATGACACAAACCCAGAAGCTGAAAAGAAGGAATATATAGACCACATTCAGGAGATAGTCCATTGGCTGGGATGGGAGCCCTTCAAAGTTACATATACAAGTGATTATTTTCAAGCTTTGTATGAGCACGCCGTTGAGTTAATTCGGAAAGGGCTAGCCTATGTGGATCACCAG ACTGCAGAACAAATCAGGAAAGACAGGGAAACAAATACGGATAGTCCATGGAGGGATAGGCCTATTGAAGAGTCACTGCAATTATTCGAAGACATGCGACGTGGGCTGATTGCTGAGGGCGCAGCAACTCTCCGAATGAAGCAGGACATGCAGAATGATACCAGAAACATGTACGACTTAATTGCATACAGAATAAAA TTCACCCCTCATCCGCATGCTGGTGACAAGTGGTGTATCTATCCAAGCTATGATTATGCTCATTGCATGGTGGATTCACTTGAAAACATTACTCACTCG CTGTGCACGCTTGAGTTTGACGTACGCCGTCCATCATACTACTGGGTACTTGTTGCCTTGGGCTTGTACCAGCCATATGTTTGGGAGTATTCAAGGCTGAACATATCACATAATATTATGTCTAAAAGAAAG TTGAATCGGCTTGTGACAGAGAAGTGGGTAGATGGGTGGGATGATCCTCGTTTGTTAACACTGGCAGGACTGCGGCGACGGGGGGTGTCAGCAGCTGCAATTAATTCATTTATCCGTGGAATGGGGATAACAAGAAG TGACAATAGCTTAATTCCTTTCGAACGTCTTGAATATCACATCAGAGAAGAACTTAACAAAACAGCTTCTCGAGCCATGGTTGTTCTGCATCCTCTAAAG GTTGTAATAACTAACTTGGAAGATGGAAAAGTCATAGACCTTGATGGAAAGAAGTGGCCTGATGCTCCTGCTGATGAAGCTTCGTCGTACTACAAG GTTCCTTTCTCAAGAACTGTCTACATTGAAAAAACTGATTTTCGCCTTGAGGACTCGAAAGATTATTATGGGCTAGCTCCTGGTAAATCTGCCCTGCTAAG GTATGCATTCCCAATAAAATGCACAGAGGTTATTTATGGTGATAATCCAGAAGACATTGTTGAGATTCGAGCTGAGTATGACCCCTCAAAGACCTTGAAACCCAAG GGTGTTCTGCACTGGGTTGCCGAGCCAGCGCCTGGAGTCGAACCGTTAAAGGTTGAAGTAAGACTGTTTGAGAAACTGTTCTTATCAGAG AATCCTGCCGGGCTGGATGATAAAGAGTTGGAGGAGAAATGGCTGGGCGATCTCAACCCGCAATCTAAGGAGGTCGTGAAGGGCGCGTATGCCGTACCGTCGCTCGCGGCCGCAGTTGTGGGCGACAAGTTCCAGTTTGAGCGGCTCG GCTACTTTGCCGTGGACACGGACTCGACACCTGAGGAGCTCGTGTTCAACAGGACCGTCACGCTGCGTGACTCCTATGGCAAGGTCGGGGGACCCAGGTGA